Below is a window of Colletes latitarsis isolate SP2378_abdomen chromosome 5, iyColLati1, whole genome shotgun sequence DNA.
AAGTTGTTTTCTCCAGTACCAAATTAAAAtactaactttatttttatttttatttaaatagtcCGGGAGTGAAGTGAAGTGGAGAGGAGAAAGGGAGAAAGGGAGAAAGGGTGAAGggttgggggggggggattTGTAATCTTTTCACACGTAACAAATTTTTTTGGGGTAACCGTTGAGGGGAAGAAGGGGCCCTACCCTAGATTTATTTCAAATGTAAGATGGTAtaatgttgttgttgttatctGATTAAATCTTATCAAACTGAATAACATTTACTTTAACCACCTTTTTGTTTATCATGGATGGTTAAAGATTTATGGTGAAAAATTTGTTCAGAATCTGGGTATTGAATTGTCGCGAGGTCGTGGCATATAAATGGCGTTAGCCTTTCGATTAGTGAAGTTACACTGATAAACGAGATATTTTACCAGTTGACAGTTATTCCACCCTTCGAaagacttttttttttacgcTTTGACAGATTTGAACTTTGTAACTTCCGTATGTACCCAACATATTATATACCTATTGTATATGTGTAGGTACGTAGGTAAATGAATTTGCGGTGCCATTGACTCATACGTCATGAAATATAAAAGATGGCGTCAACACTAGAAAATTTGGAAACACATTTGGAGCTTTTTATTGAAAATGTGAGACAAATACGAATCATAGTAAGTGACTTTCAGCCTCAAGGGCAGAATGTATTAAATCAGAAGATGTAAGTATTATATGtcgtattatttttattgtattCCTGTTAAATATTCAACATCAACTAAAACGATATTAACTTACGTTTTTTATACTGACAATTACTACACGTGGTTTGAAATAATCTAAACGTACAGTATGCAATGAatgcaatatatatatatatatgtatatagtttACGATAATAAGTGACATGAATTCGGTTCAATGTCAATTCAATGAGGTCGTTTTCGAATAAAGAGACATTTAGATTTTGATTTATAAGGGATAAGATTGATTATCATTAATTAATGTTACGTgtaattattgaaaaacattTATTACAATAGTTATTACGTTATTAGTAATTTTACATGTTCAGTTATTTATAAAGACCGATTAAAAGTTAAttatcaaagaaaataaatattcatataTGGTATAATAATACATGTATGTCgatgtttttattttttagtcAAGGTTTGGTAAATGGCTTACAAGAAATAGACAAACTAAAATCTCAAGTTCAAGATGTCCATGTACCTTTGGAGGTTTTTGAGTAAGTATATGTAGTTTTGTTGTTTTACGATGTTGTTTACGATCaaagtttaaaaataataagttatttatatataatttacCGTACATGATTTCAGTTATATCGATCAAGGCAGAAATCCTCAACTATATACGAAAGACTGTATCGAAAAGGCATTAACCAAAAACGAACAAGTGAAAGGTAAAATAGACGCTTATCGTAAATTCAAAGCAAATATGCTTGTAGAATTAACTAGAGTATTTCCACATGAATTGGCTAAATATAGAGCAATACGTGGCGATGAGTGAAGAAAGTGAATTATTCAATATGATATCCCTGTCCACCTTCCTTTTGTTAATTTCTCTATTTGATCATAATTGTGATTAAGGAtgtttattgaaaaaaaaaattatgtacGAGTAATTTCAACATTTTATTTCCATTATATGCGTCTTAGAAATATGCATTtaatgtattattttattttacgatcAATGATGAAATACAGAACATCGAggttaatgtggtagtacagttTATAGTTGAATTCACttttaaatcatcaaatttCAGAGAACAGTTTGTGACGCAAAGAAATACGTTTGAAAATATTGTTACTTGTAATTTATGTTACACAGTAAATCAATTTGACAATATACATACGTCGATGAACAATTTTTTCCCACGCTGAACAGAAGTTGATGTTAAatcttattatatgtatatttttagtttttgtccgtaaaagaaataaaaatattgtttaaggGTACGTGTCTATTAACACGATTGCGTTTAAACGATTTAAtggatttcaatgaaatttaatatttgagtTTCGTATTCTTATCTCAAGATCTAATTTAACTTTGAGCAAAATATACATTTTCTCTATTTCTTCTaataatgagatgaaatctaatTCGTTGCATAGTTAATAACATTAATAACGATACCGTAAGTATCGTCGGTATGTTGTGTAAGCGTAGGAATACATTTGCCtctgttaatttttaaaaaagaaaccTGATATCTTTGTTTCTGGTTTTCCAATTGGTTTGGTGACGCAATATAACAGGTTGGCGAGAGAATTTAGATATTAGTTGAAAGTATGAAAATAGGTGTACAAGATTCTTTCAAACGAGAAATTTTTTAACCTAACTTGAGCGATACTATGCAAtaaagataaataaattttcatcgaatagtATATGTTTCCGATATCGAATACATTAACTTTCAAATTTGTTACATGACAATGTCGATACTCTCACTCGTTGAAGAATTCCCCTTCCAACGAAATTGTGTTCATAGTTTGCGCGGAGAGAATATTTTTGTTCAATGAAAGGTACATGGCCATACGACGACGAGGGACGACGAGGTTCTGTTCTGATCGTAGGTTACAGTTGGGAAGTAtgattgttttattaattattgtgtTTCTCGTTCAAACTGATGTCAGTGTTGATGCCGAGGATGCCTATTGGTATGTATTATGATTACTACTCTACTAAGCTTTATTAGCGTCGTTAATTTATAATTTGTCCGAATTTAAATTCCATGTAGAGAGAATCTCTTTATCTTTCGAGTAAGAATCAGGTGTCTGACAATGTTTGCGACAGTTTTGCAAGTTTCATGTTCACTTGCAAAGGAAAAGGTATTATAAAAAGTATAAATTTTGCTTACAGTTTTCCCTGGCATTATAAATGCGAGGGTGGCCTTTGTAAAAAGGAACTAATCACGAAGGACGTAAATTCACCGTTTTCGTtggaagtatgcgaattattttGTGGCGCATCCAGTTCGTTATGGCCGAAACCAACGGGACACCTTTCTTTAAGCAAAGTCATGGTCCAGCTTGATCCTGACAAAATTTCAATAGCTGACACAGATAATGGGAAAGAAATTGGATATCTGCTTGCAAGGAATATGTTTTTATTGAGAAATGGCGCGAAGGAATTTGGCGGCAAATTGGCAGAAAGTGGTGGCGTGGGCATGTTGGTTCGATTTACAGAAACCCTTGAAAGTAGCAATATTAAGCTTTCTTTGGACACGGATGAAAGTTATACGTTGACCGTTACGCAAGTAGATGAAACGGTGAGGTTGCCAAATTTTTCACACATATTATCCCTCGTCTCTTTGTTTCGATCGCGAGAATGGTACGAAGGAAAAATTTACGTTGACGGATGCAAGGTCGACATTCAGCATTCCGGAACGAGTTTTAGAAATTTATTCGTTAACGATTATCCATATTTCGGGCTCGAGGAAGTCTGTTCCAATAACGTAAGGTCTAATAACAACAATTATCAGTTTtaatatatctccgaaactatatGTATACGAGCGTGAGAAAACAATTGAAAACGTTATGCATGTACATGTACATGTACGTATACATATGTAAATACGTATTTTACGagacatttcatattttatgtTATTATGTATTATGTTGTACCAAAGAAAAAAATAACTGATGTCGTCGACTTTGCACGAACGattcaactttttttttttataaatgttaCTTATAAAAGAGCCTACAGCTTGCCACAGTTTCAAACATCATTCTATATGCATATGTAGTTGAAATATCTTAAGcgcgaaattatttaaaaccggtcttctttctttctttccttttGTATCATTTAGATGTTGAATGTAACAATAATGGCGAAATCTTATTTTGGAGCAAGACACGGCCTGGAAACGTTGCGCCAGTTGATAGTTTACGATGATTTACGAAATCAGATTCAGATGCCAAGCGAAGTATCGATCGCAGATGGGCCTGTTTATCCTTATCGCGGACTATTACTAGATACCAGTCGTAATTTCATTGACAAGTCAATGATAATGCAAACGATCGATGGAATGGCCATGTCAAAGCTGAATACTTTACATTGGCATATTATCGACTCGCACAGTTTTCCGTACGTGAGTAAAACATGGCCAAAATTTTCGGAATTTGGCTCTTATACGCGTAAGAAGCGCTACACTGAGATGGATGTTAAGGAAATCGTTGAATACGGGTTAGTTAACGGCGTTCGGGTAT
It encodes the following:
- the Med10 gene encoding mediator complex subunit 10; translated protein: MASTLENLETHLELFIENVRQIRIIVSDFQPQGQNVLNQKIQGLVNGLQEIDKLKSQVQDVHVPLEVFDYIDQGRNPQLYTKDCIEKALTKNEQVKGKIDAYRKFKANMLVELTRVFPHELAKYRAIRGDE
- the Hexo1 gene encoding beta-hexosaminidase 1; translated protein: MAIRRRGTTRFCSDRRLQLGSMIVLLIIVFLVQTDVSVDAEDAYCFPWHYKCEGGLCKKELITKDVNSPFSLEVCELFCGASSSLWPKPTGHLSLSKVMVQLDPDKISIADTDNGKEIGYLLARNMFLLRNGAKEFGGKLAESGGVGMLVRFTETLESSNIKLSLDTDESYTLTVTQVDETMLNVTIMAKSYFGARHGLETLRQLIVYDDLRNQIQMPSEVSIADGPVYPYRGLLLDTSRNFIDKSMIMQTIDGMAMSKLNTLHWHIIDSHSFPYVSKTWPKFSEFGSYTRKKRYTEMDVKEIVEYGLVNGVRVLPEFDAPAHVGEGWQWVEDDDAVVCFKAEPWRNYCVEPPCGQLNPTSEKVYELLQGIYKDMMEDFQPDVFHMGGDEVNINCWNSSISIKNWMQAVKGWKLSESNFYKLWNHFQERALEKLILANGGKPIPVILWTSGLTNAENIHYLDPNKYIVQIWVTGKDTTIDTLLQNNFKVIFSNYDALYLDCGFSAWIGEGSNWCAPYKGWQKIYDNSPLKIIKSHQFESKRHLVLGGETALWTEQADGATISSKIWPRAAAFAERLWAEPNSTWIHAEQRMLRHRERYVRRGIAAESLQPEWCLQNQGLCYA